A region of Paenibacillus thiaminolyticus DNA encodes the following proteins:
- a CDS encoding lipoprotein BA_5634 family protein: MRIIIHLCTIAALLFGFYFAYTFKEPRNGMLMIGEKEALQDIKNQHNADINSVDISKVKTMKNEGQSVFIMDQKTAQDVSKKGVLRKSDNDRGGASSDPIDSLPTMINDEAILFSDNKNEKLKKMVLGDREIQIRYDSNTWLGHSRNSEYEDIILIVNPSTFHQIPLQDTYIGIFELNKVYGNNHGIVDMYDRQSVQLEEEFTKLTKSKTNSAQLLEGLSILK, encoded by the coding sequence ATGCGGATAATAATTCATTTATGTACGATTGCAGCGCTTTTATTCGGTTTCTACTTCGCTTATACATTTAAGGAACCAAGAAACGGAATGCTAATGATAGGAGAGAAAGAAGCATTGCAAGATATCAAAAATCAACACAATGCTGACATCAATTCAGTGGACATCTCTAAAGTGAAAACAATGAAAAATGAAGGTCAATCGGTATTCATCATGGATCAAAAAACAGCGCAGGATGTGAGCAAAAAAGGGGTATTGCGAAAATCCGATAATGACCGGGGGGGTGCGTCTTCCGATCCAATCGATTCCTTACCTACAATGATCAATGATGAAGCCATCTTGTTCTCAGATAACAAGAATGAAAAGCTAAAGAAAATGGTACTGGGCGATAGAGAAATCCAAATCAGATACGACAGCAATACCTGGCTTGGTCATAGCCGTAATTCAGAGTATGAAGACATCATTTTAATCGTGAACCCCTCTACTTTTCATCAAATTCCATTGCAAGACACATATATCGGAATTTTTGAGCTCAATAAAGTGTATGGGAATAACCATGGCATTGTTGATATGTATGATCGCCAGTCGGTTCAACTAGAGGAAGAATTTACGAAACTTACGAAGAGCAAGACAAATAGTGCCCAGCTTCTAGAAGGACTATCGATACTAAAATAA
- a CDS encoding putative thiazole-containing bacteriocin maturation protein gives MNPSVRLKVKGDTFFLPDSNGGVYFRNNTGSFRMEGDMVDRWIEKLMPMFSGEYSMADLTDGLPEPYRLRVYEIAEVLLNNGFVRDASQDRPHSLPEAVERQYAAQIEFLDSLGGSGAYRFQTYREANPIAVGSGPIFVSLVAALLESGLPRFRMLITNRAATDRQRISELTATARLSDSEVEVEEICPSDDGSLDWPEIVRLADTVLYVAQDDDPGELRALHAACRDAKKLLVPAIYMRQAGIAGPLVHPDSDVCFESAWRRIHRIALGDADHPTAVSTTAEAMLANVVVFEWLKTVSGATSELNGQLFLLNPETLEGEWHSVLPHPLVRGLRPAEPTDPFCLPANQGTARQEADRLLSYFYRLTSAKTGILHRWEEGDSKQLPLSQCRVQAVDPLSEGPAELLPQIVCMGMTHHEARREAGLAGIEAYVSRLAGELQEYVGIGAGETVAEAILRGLRKCLFEELKSHSDSGLPSVYRITLSKVEDDFCRYCLRALETMQDAPVIGLGQEAAGFPVVWVGTNGYWYGGVGVNRTMALREALRQALMTIQNDAADIQGHILERSSVKVEDALPQSLTIPGFDESEYGMMLQSVRQILQGNRKRIAVVDLSTEPFMKEELAGVFGVSLREEETH, from the coding sequence TTGAATCCTTCTGTGCGTCTGAAAGTGAAAGGGGATACGTTCTTTCTCCCCGATTCAAATGGCGGCGTCTACTTCCGCAACAATACGGGTTCGTTCCGAATGGAAGGCGACATGGTCGACCGGTGGATTGAAAAATTGATGCCCATGTTCAGCGGGGAATATTCCATGGCGGATCTGACGGACGGATTGCCGGAACCGTACAGGTTACGGGTTTATGAAATCGCAGAAGTACTGCTCAATAACGGCTTTGTCCGGGATGCCAGCCAAGACCGCCCGCACAGCCTCCCGGAAGCGGTAGAACGGCAATATGCAGCACAGATCGAATTCCTGGACAGCTTGGGCGGTTCGGGCGCTTACCGCTTCCAAACCTATCGCGAGGCTAATCCGATTGCGGTCGGTTCCGGTCCGATATTTGTCTCACTCGTTGCGGCCTTGTTGGAATCCGGGTTGCCCCGGTTTCGCATGCTGATCACGAACCGGGCGGCCACGGATCGCCAGCGGATCTCCGAGCTTACGGCGACTGCACGTCTATCGGACAGCGAGGTCGAGGTCGAGGAGATCTGTCCGTCGGATGACGGCTCCCTCGATTGGCCGGAAATCGTCCGGCTGGCGGATACCGTCCTATACGTCGCTCAGGATGACGATCCCGGAGAGCTTAGAGCACTGCACGCGGCCTGCAGGGACGCGAAGAAGCTGCTGGTACCTGCCATCTACATGCGACAGGCGGGCATAGCAGGGCCATTGGTGCACCCGGATTCGGACGTCTGCTTCGAATCCGCATGGCGCAGGATTCACCGAATCGCCCTGGGCGATGCAGATCACCCGACCGCCGTCTCTACTACGGCGGAAGCCATGCTCGCGAATGTGGTCGTATTCGAATGGCTTAAGACCGTGTCGGGGGCCACTTCGGAATTGAACGGACAACTGTTCCTGCTGAATCCGGAAACATTGGAAGGCGAGTGGCATTCGGTGCTTCCCCATCCGCTGGTCAGGGGTCTTCGTCCGGCCGAGCCTACGGATCCGTTCTGCCTTCCGGCCAATCAAGGTACGGCGCGGCAGGAAGCAGACCGTCTCCTCTCCTATTTCTACCGCTTGACTTCGGCGAAGACCGGCATTCTTCACCGATGGGAGGAAGGGGACTCGAAGCAGCTTCCGCTCTCGCAGTGTCGCGTCCAGGCAGTCGACCCGCTGTCGGAAGGCCCCGCCGAGCTGCTGCCGCAGATCGTCTGTATGGGAATGACTCACCATGAAGCAAGGAGAGAAGCGGGCTTGGCCGGCATCGAGGCGTACGTGTCGCGGCTGGCCGGGGAACTACAGGAATATGTAGGGATCGGAGCGGGAGAGACCGTAGCGGAAGCGATCCTCCGCGGACTGCGGAAATGTCTGTTCGAGGAGTTGAAAAGTCATTCCGATTCCGGCCTGCCCTCCGTGTATCGAATCACATTAAGCAAGGTAGAGGACGATTTTTGCCGCTATTGCTTACGCGCATTGGAGACGATGCAGGACGCCCCGGTAATCGGACTGGGACAAGAAGCGGCGGGCTTTCCGGTCGTCTGGGTCGGTACGAACGGTTACTGGTACGGCGGCGTCGGAGTCAACCGCACGATGGCGCTGCGGGAAGCGCTCCGGCAGGCGCTGATGACAATCCAAAACGATGCAGCGGACATCCAAGGTCACATACTGGAGCGCTCTTCGGTCAAGGTGGAAGATGCCTTGCCGCAAAGTCTGACGATCCCCGGCTTCGATGAGTCGGAATACGGGATGATGCTGCAGTCGGTCCGGCAGATCCTGCAAGGGAACCGTAAGCGAATCGCGGTCGTTGATTTGTCCACAGAACCGTTCATGAAAGAAGAGCTGGCAGGCGTGTTTGGCGTATCGCTGCGAGAGGAGGAGACGCATTGA
- a CDS encoding TOMM precursor leader peptide-binding protein, protein MSAIVTVIGEGQLADFVMKLLSADDRYRLVWQKSIESGEAATGDLALVLNDAWDPSVHPAAEERFRQSGTPWLRGFVAFGEGIVGPLVRPEEQGCSQCADTRLLLAGSDRREAWGLQQKLASHGGIARDAWASRTGLLQVAHLVAEEAVKILESVRPETDSRMYLINLHTLQSSSHFFLPDPLCPICGRLPEDDAQLARIALQPSLKISAETYRSQSLDELKDVLAKDYLDARTGFLNGQMVDLVSPFADASINLPLFGGDEACAGRTHSYADSEMTAILEGLERYCGLSPRGKRTVVHDSFRNVQNRALDPLRVGVHAKEQYERSSFPFKPFDPERPIDWVWGYSFLQERPILVPELLAYYSAGCGHGFVYETSNGCALGGSLEEAIFYGMLEVIERDSFLMTWYARLPLPRLDLRSVPDRELRWMTDRLEAVAGYDMYLYNSTMEHGIPSVWALAKNKKERGVNLICAAGAHPDPIRAAKSAIHEVAGMLLTVSEKFEENRQQYERMLLDPYQVVQMEDHSMLYGLKQAEERLDFLLNNDRPLQTFAEAFEPKGWNADLTDDLKAMLHVFRQLNLEVIVVDQTTPETRRNGLYCVKVLIPGMLPMTFGQHLIRVTGLDRVLRVPAELSYSPEPLSPEQLNPYPHPFP, encoded by the coding sequence TTGAGCGCGATCGTGACGGTCATCGGAGAAGGACAGCTCGCGGATTTTGTAATGAAGCTATTGTCTGCAGATGACCGCTATCGGCTGGTCTGGCAGAAGAGCATCGAATCCGGAGAAGCGGCAACGGGAGACTTGGCGCTCGTGTTAAATGATGCTTGGGATCCTTCCGTTCATCCTGCGGCGGAGGAGCGGTTCCGACAGTCGGGAACGCCCTGGCTGCGCGGCTTTGTTGCATTCGGAGAGGGGATTGTCGGTCCGCTGGTTCGTCCGGAGGAACAAGGATGCTCGCAATGCGCGGATACCCGGCTCCTGCTGGCGGGAAGCGACCGCAGGGAAGCGTGGGGCCTGCAGCAGAAGCTGGCTTCGCATGGGGGAATTGCCCGGGACGCTTGGGCGTCTCGCACGGGATTATTGCAGGTGGCGCACCTTGTCGCGGAAGAAGCCGTGAAGATTCTAGAGAGCGTGCGGCCGGAGACGGACAGCCGGATGTACTTGATCAATCTGCATACGCTGCAAAGCTCGTCTCACTTCTTCCTCCCCGATCCGCTGTGTCCGATCTGCGGCCGATTGCCGGAAGACGATGCGCAGTTGGCCCGCATTGCGCTGCAGCCTAGCCTGAAAATCAGCGCCGAGACGTATCGCAGCCAGTCGCTAGATGAGCTGAAGGATGTGTTGGCCAAAGACTACCTGGATGCCAGGACCGGTTTTCTGAACGGGCAAATGGTTGACCTTGTGTCTCCTTTCGCCGATGCGAGCATCAATTTGCCCTTGTTCGGCGGAGATGAGGCTTGCGCAGGCCGGACCCACTCCTATGCGGATAGCGAAATGACGGCCATCCTGGAGGGATTGGAGCGTTATTGCGGTCTGTCGCCCCGGGGCAAACGAACCGTCGTTCATGACAGTTTCCGCAATGTACAGAACCGGGCGCTCGATCCTCTCCGCGTAGGCGTCCATGCGAAGGAACAGTATGAACGATCCAGCTTCCCGTTCAAGCCCTTCGATCCCGAACGGCCGATCGATTGGGTATGGGGCTATTCGTTCCTGCAGGAGCGTCCGATTCTCGTACCGGAGCTGCTGGCCTATTACAGTGCGGGCTGCGGACACGGCTTCGTCTATGAAACGTCAAATGGCTGCGCGCTGGGCGGCAGTCTGGAGGAAGCGATCTTCTACGGGATGCTTGAAGTGATAGAGCGCGACTCCTTTCTCATGACCTGGTATGCGCGGCTGCCCCTGCCTCGCCTGGATCTCCGCTCGGTCCCGGACCGGGAATTGAGATGGATGACGGATCGTTTGGAGGCTGTGGCGGGCTATGACATGTATTTGTATAATTCGACAATGGAGCATGGCATACCAAGCGTGTGGGCGCTCGCGAAAAACAAGAAAGAGCGGGGCGTGAACCTCATTTGCGCGGCGGGCGCCCATCCGGATCCGATACGCGCGGCAAAGAGCGCGATTCACGAGGTGGCGGGCATGCTGCTCACGGTCAGCGAGAAATTCGAGGAGAACCGTCAGCAGTATGAACGGATGCTTCTCGATCCATACCAGGTCGTTCAGATGGAGGACCACTCCATGCTGTACGGGTTGAAGCAGGCGGAGGAACGGCTCGATTTTCTGTTGAATAACGATCGTCCGCTACAAACGTTCGCCGAAGCGTTTGAACCGAAGGGCTGGAACGCCGATCTGACCGATGATCTGAAGGCCATGCTGCATGTTTTTCGACAGTTGAATCTTGAAGTGATCGTGGTCGACCAGACGACTCCGGAGACGCGCCGCAACGGACTGTATTGCGTGAAAGTACTCATTCCCGGCATGCTGCCGATGACGTTCGGGCAGCATCTCATCCGTGTGACGGGACTGGATAGAGTGCTCAGGGTCCCTGCGGAGCTGTCTTATTCGCCGGAGCCCTTGTCGCCCGAGCAGCTTAATCCATATCCGCATCCGTTCCCATAA
- a CDS encoding SagB family peptide dehydrogenase, with product MSLMNLDDFLHRLQYDPDKVKPLDWETDWDDAPLPYKLYRGLPMFPLSREVPATLEGRDTPGVPSIRDIGHFLYYVYGLAQLTQSVMERDPSEESGGVLQMCRRFVASGGGLYPSELYLYLKLGELPAGVYHYDAAHHRLALLREGNFEDFLARSLGHRSDVNGCFGAAFVSTVYWKNFYKYNNIAYRLQGLDAGVLIGQLLEVAKRFGFSSGVHFQFLDQAINHLLGLPEQEESVYAVIPLSTEPAIRWMESGSEGEDSVSASALCRELSPINHDHYVRSRRIADYPLLLRMSDASRLDSTRLFRQIRQDEPALPDQALTLPLPPVDRLSYDLAAVCRNRFSPETEFVLKPIGLSRLAALLREATASFTYRNDLDGLQERPEPRVCLYGCFYGVEDVPDGAYRYDGAMHSLQSVCLGDHRQRMQEGMPLPNINLSQVPLCLHVAGKRGFFQSQLGKRGYRIQQMEAGMLVHRLLLAASALGMGGRPLLAFDANSSDALYRTAFRDEAGLIFIPVGPYRQRWRLTGSLSR from the coding sequence ATGAGTCTGATGAATCTGGACGATTTTCTTCACCGTTTGCAATATGATCCGGATAAGGTCAAGCCCTTGGATTGGGAGACGGACTGGGATGACGCGCCTCTTCCTTACAAGCTTTATCGCGGCTTGCCGATGTTTCCGCTATCCAGGGAAGTGCCGGCAACGCTCGAAGGCAGGGATACGCCCGGTGTGCCTAGCATCCGCGATATCGGACACTTCCTCTACTATGTATACGGGCTTGCGCAATTGACCCAATCCGTCATGGAACGGGATCCCTCGGAAGAATCGGGAGGCGTCTTGCAAATGTGCCGGCGCTTCGTTGCTTCCGGAGGCGGGCTATATCCGAGCGAACTGTATCTTTATCTTAAGCTTGGCGAATTGCCTGCCGGCGTATACCATTACGATGCGGCGCATCATCGGTTGGCGTTGCTGCGCGAAGGGAATTTCGAAGATTTTTTGGCGAGGTCGCTCGGTCATCGCAGCGACGTGAACGGTTGCTTCGGAGCCGCGTTCGTATCTACCGTTTACTGGAAAAACTTTTACAAATATAATAATATCGCCTACCGGTTGCAGGGACTGGACGCCGGCGTCTTGATCGGACAGCTGCTCGAAGTCGCAAAACGATTCGGATTTTCGTCCGGCGTGCATTTTCAATTTCTCGATCAAGCCATCAACCATCTGCTCGGACTACCGGAACAGGAGGAGAGCGTGTATGCGGTAATCCCGTTATCGACGGAACCCGCGATCCGGTGGATGGAAAGCGGGAGTGAGGGGGAGGACTCGGTTTCCGCCTCCGCTCTGTGCCGGGAGTTGTCGCCAATCAATCATGATCACTATGTCAGGTCGCGGCGGATTGCAGATTATCCGCTGCTGCTTCGGATGAGTGATGCGTCCCGACTGGATTCGACGCGATTGTTCCGACAGATCCGGCAAGATGAGCCAGCACTCCCGGATCAAGCGCTCACACTGCCTCTGCCGCCTGTAGACCGCTTGTCGTATGATCTGGCGGCGGTGTGCCGGAACCGGTTCTCGCCCGAGACGGAATTTGTTCTGAAGCCGATCGGTCTCTCCCGGCTTGCCGCTCTGCTTCGGGAAGCGACGGCTTCCTTCACGTATCGCAACGACCTGGATGGCCTGCAGGAGCGGCCGGAACCCCGTGTATGCCTTTATGGCTGCTTCTACGGGGTCGAAGACGTTCCGGATGGCGCCTATCGGTACGATGGTGCCATGCATTCGCTGCAGTCGGTGTGCCTTGGAGATCACCGGCAGCGGATGCAGGAGGGAATGCCGCTTCCCAATATCAATTTGTCTCAAGTCCCGCTCTGTTTGCATGTGGCAGGGAAGAGGGGGTTCTTCCAATCGCAGCTCGGCAAGCGGGGATACCGTATACAGCAAATGGAGGCGGGGATGCTCGTACACCGGTTATTGCTGGCAGCATCCGCCCTCGGGATGGGAGGGCGTCCGCTTCTCGCGTTTGACGCCAATTCCAGCGATGCGCTTTATCGAACAGCTTTCCGGGATGAGGCGGGGCTGATTTTTATACCGGTCGGTCCCTATCGTCAACGATGGCGCTTGACGGGCAGTTTGAGCCGTTAA
- a CDS encoding GntR family transcriptional regulator — MNQIRQSILSGELRAGDSLPSIRQLAKDLQVSVITTKRAYEELEKEELIDTVVGKGCFVSGANKEFIREQRMKRLEEKMLEIIQDSRELSMSQQDLIEHLTLLFEEEQSP; from the coding sequence ATGAACCAGATAAGACAGAGCATCCTGAGCGGTGAATTGCGAGCAGGAGACAGCCTTCCTTCCATTAGACAGCTTGCCAAGGATCTGCAGGTTAGTGTTATCACGACCAAGCGTGCCTATGAAGAGTTGGAGAAAGAGGAGCTAATCGACACTGTTGTAGGTAAGGGTTGTTTCGTATCAGGAGCAAATAAAGAGTTCATTCGGGAGCAGCGCATGAAAAGATTAGAAGAGAAAATGTTAGAAATCATTCAAGACAGCAGGGAATTAAGCATGAGTCAACAAGATTTAATCGAGCATCTGACTTTATTGTTCGAGGAGGAACAGTCACCATGA
- a CDS encoding ABC transporter ATP-binding protein, producing the protein MNAIELRNLTKTYPEFTVDQVSLDVKQGYITGLIGPNGVGKSTLIKMMIGLIRPDSGSVKILGCDMPNQEIDIKQRIGIVSDDCFYYEHLTIRDTKRMIAPFYKKWNEKKFNSYLEQFELSPKKKIKDLSKGMKVKLSLAVALSHEAELLIMDEPTSGLDPVFRRELLDLLADMMQDERNSIIFSTHITTDLDRIADYIAFINRGKLVFNEAKDEVLDRYAIVKGDSQLLDSDIRNKFVGIRETAVGFEGLVDNRQEVAQLFGNYALLDKPTLEDIMYFTAKGGRIHA; encoded by the coding sequence ATGAATGCAATAGAATTACGTAATTTAACGAAAACATACCCTGAATTTACAGTAGATCAAGTATCTTTGGATGTGAAGCAGGGCTACATTACCGGTCTCATTGGTCCGAATGGCGTTGGTAAAAGCACCTTGATCAAGATGATGATCGGCCTGATCCGTCCTGACTCCGGGAGTGTCAAAATACTAGGCTGCGATATGCCGAACCAAGAGATTGACATTAAGCAGCGCATCGGTATTGTATCGGATGATTGCTTCTATTATGAGCATCTTACGATTCGTGACACGAAGAGAATGATTGCGCCCTTCTATAAGAAATGGAACGAAAAGAAGTTCAACAGCTATCTTGAACAATTCGAGTTGTCTCCCAAGAAGAAGATCAAAGACTTATCCAAGGGGATGAAAGTCAAGCTATCCCTTGCTGTTGCGTTATCGCATGAGGCTGAGCTCCTCATCATGGATGAGCCTACCTCTGGACTTGATCCCGTGTTTAGAAGGGAATTACTCGACCTGCTTGCGGATATGATGCAGGATGAGAGAAATTCGATTATTTTCTCGACCCATATTACAACAGATTTAGATCGGATTGCCGACTACATTGCTTTCATCAATCGTGGCAAGCTCGTATTCAATGAGGCGAAAGATGAAGTGCTGGACAGATACGCCATTGTAAAAGGTGACTCACAACTGCTCGATTCAGATATTCGAAACAAATTTGTCGGAATTCGCGAGACTGCTGTTGGTTTTGAAGGCTTAGTAGATAATAGGCAGGAGGTCGCGCAGTTGTTCGGAAATTATGCGCTTCTAGATAAGCCCACCTTAGAAGACATCATGTATTTCACTGCCAAGGGAGGGCGCATTCATGCTTAA
- a CDS encoding ABC-2 transporter permease, with translation MLNLLRKDFIALKSSLWISILYLAVFGAFFIPKLSSSVHLVGIYTAFSMLSLGTNIDIKNHNHNFLITLPVKRKHIIQAKYITAIIYTLFGVLASYGIHSLVKIAVPELNKPNLTVMDILGPAAIVLALASIYLPLFYTLSKKGTSIINGVFFIALIALAQPTAMFMNMIHVNGLHTDPILYLILIGILLLFIASCFLTAALFARKDL, from the coding sequence ATGCTTAACTTGCTTCGCAAAGACTTCATCGCATTGAAAAGCTCACTGTGGATAAGTATCCTGTATCTTGCTGTATTCGGTGCTTTTTTTATACCAAAGCTTTCTTCGTCTGTACACCTTGTGGGTATCTATACGGCTTTCTCCATGCTTAGTCTCGGTACGAACATCGATATTAAAAACCATAACCACAATTTTCTGATTACGCTGCCTGTTAAGCGCAAGCATATTATTCAAGCAAAATACATAACGGCCATCATTTACACACTTTTTGGAGTTCTTGCTTCTTATGGCATCCACTCGCTCGTTAAAATAGCTGTCCCAGAGCTTAACAAGCCAAACTTAACGGTTATGGACATACTAGGACCAGCAGCCATCGTGCTTGCCCTGGCTTCCATTTATTTGCCGCTGTTTTATACGCTTAGCAAGAAAGGAACCTCTATTATTAATGGTGTGTTCTTTATAGCCCTAATTGCTCTGGCGCAGCCTACGGCTATGTTTATGAATATGATCCACGTGAACGGCTTACATACTGACCCAATCTTATATTTGATTCTGATCGGCATCTTATTGCTGTTCATTGCTTCCTGCTTCTTAACTGCAGCTTTGTTTGCGAGAAAGGACTTATAG
- a CDS encoding CPBP family intramembrane glutamic endopeptidase produces MKNKKWILLVLAGWSTLVVSLFLAGLAGEAANQLLGLSGNSRTFVQGIVMSGLVVPIILYLYPHVYKITGVKSKPSVYSWKRLPHFMTGVLLAIALASLGFIIASSQGWVVIEKWHTPDQWFAALLTNVIVAFLFEALPEELGLRGMLYDLLRHRFAAWLAVLFQIILFILVPMTATGLQVLFGLAPGNTINVFYVTLILSFGTCLQLLRLWTGSLWASIGFHLAYLEIIRFVFSPHQYGGPIITFHESMPGLVGSITISMIIIGGIIVSLVILGAKRFIRKSEGRHTTA; encoded by the coding sequence ATGAAAAATAAAAAATGGATACTTTTGGTGCTCGCCGGATGGTCAACATTAGTCGTGAGTCTGTTCCTAGCTGGTCTTGCCGGTGAAGCTGCTAACCAGTTGCTCGGCCTATCAGGAAATTCTCGAACGTTCGTTCAGGGTATTGTAATGAGCGGGCTGGTTGTTCCGATAATTTTGTATTTGTATCCGCATGTCTATAAGATCACTGGTGTTAAATCCAAACCATCAGTATACTCCTGGAAAAGACTGCCTCACTTTATGACTGGGGTTCTCTTGGCAATTGCACTGGCTTCATTAGGGTTCATAATAGCCAGTTCTCAAGGGTGGGTTGTCATTGAAAAATGGCATACCCCCGATCAGTGGTTTGCTGCGCTGCTTACCAATGTTATCGTTGCTTTTCTATTTGAAGCTTTACCAGAGGAATTAGGATTGCGAGGCATGCTGTATGATCTCTTACGTCATCGATTCGCGGCTTGGCTTGCTGTTTTATTTCAAATTATTCTATTTATACTTGTCCCTATGACAGCTACCGGGCTTCAAGTGCTCTTTGGACTTGCTCCTGGAAACACCATTAACGTCTTTTATGTCACATTAATTCTAAGCTTTGGAACATGTTTGCAGCTGCTCCGTCTATGGACCGGGAGTCTCTGGGCATCGATTGGGTTTCACCTTGCCTACTTAGAAATCATCCGGTTTGTCTTCTCGCCGCATCAATATGGCGGACCAATCATAACCTTCCACGAATCAATGCCTGGACTTGTCGGCTCGATCACGATAAGTATGATTATTATTGGGGGCATCATTGTATCACTCGTTATACTCGGTGCGAAGCGTTTTATACGGAAAAGTGAAGGGCGACATACAACTGCTTGA
- a CDS encoding alpha/beta hydrolase family protein — protein sequence MSKRLASLGYASLSLNKRGINGSEGNWLHQSIDDRVEEARQAIAWAQQQPMIDEKRIGVWGASQAGWVIPKLAKKEPLAFSLLLSPAINWLSQGQYYTRIEMKNDGYSEAEIQDKEAYDRQVRKLLEKQASYEEYVKIARENSLMSKDRWTFVSKNFLSDATDDLRNFNTPVLLILGEEDLQVDVKETERVYRDIVKPELLTVAVFPDADHSMLSKQTAHSNLRALFISLFTPRQITIPAYMDEIEQFLKKLPKHT from the coding sequence TTGAGCAAGCGGTTGGCATCCCTTGGTTACGCCTCTTTGTCCCTGAACAAAAGAGGAATTAACGGGTCGGAAGGCAACTGGCTGCATCAGAGTATAGATGATCGTGTGGAAGAAGCCCGTCAGGCCATTGCATGGGCACAACAGCAGCCGATGATTGACGAGAAGCGAATCGGGGTTTGGGGAGCAAGCCAAGCGGGTTGGGTTATTCCCAAGCTGGCCAAGAAGGAACCGCTCGCATTTAGCCTCCTTCTATCGCCCGCAATTAATTGGTTAAGTCAAGGACAATACTATACACGCATTGAAATGAAAAACGATGGATACTCCGAAGCGGAGATTCAAGACAAAGAGGCGTATGACCGGCAAGTGCGCAAGCTTTTGGAAAAACAAGCTTCCTATGAAGAGTATGTAAAAATAGCTCGCGAAAATAGCCTCATGTCAAAAGACAGATGGACATTTGTCAGCAAAAATTTCTTATCGGATGCCACTGATGATCTTCGTAATTTCAATACACCTGTGTTATTGATTCTGGGCGAAGAAGACTTGCAGGTCGATGTGAAGGAGACGGAACGGGTATATCGCGATATCGTAAAACCTGAGCTGCTGACCGTAGCTGTCTTCCCTGATGCCGATCATTCCATGTTAAGCAAGCAAACGGCGCATTCGAATCTGCGGGCACTCTTCATTAGTCTCTTCACTCCCAGACAAATTACGATACCGGCTTATATGGATGAAATCGAACAATTTCTGAAGAAACTTCCTAAACACACTTAA
- a CDS encoding GNAT family N-acetyltransferase, producing the protein MTASRITIEPMQAKYNPQVSRLIVHGFRGKFQHLTSLSDEELALFFEKLFDQFPAEAASRRIVALQEEQVIGTLSIKWNADSGKKQENRKLPSWRSFHSIGTWDFLKLLIGLSLLDHQPQAGECYIADVAVHPDHRSKGIGKMLLEWAQQLVHAEPSLNMLSLHVSGKNPRAKHLYEQLSFYTHSQGNSIMRHFLFNERKWHYMILRLK; encoded by the coding sequence ATGACTGCCTCACGAATAACGATTGAACCGATGCAGGCCAAGTACAATCCACAGGTCAGCCGATTGATCGTTCACGGGTTTCGCGGGAAATTCCAACACCTGACGAGCCTGAGCGATGAAGAGCTTGCTCTTTTTTTCGAGAAGCTGTTTGATCAATTTCCCGCTGAAGCGGCAAGTCGAAGGATTGTCGCTCTGCAAGAGGAGCAAGTTATCGGAACTCTGTCTATCAAATGGAATGCGGATTCAGGAAAAAAGCAAGAAAATAGAAAGCTTCCTTCGTGGAGGAGTTTTCACAGCATTGGAACGTGGGACTTTCTTAAATTGTTAATTGGGCTCTCTTTATTAGACCATCAACCGCAAGCTGGGGAATGTTATATTGCTGACGTTGCTGTCCATCCCGATCATCGAAGCAAGGGAATTGGAAAAATGCTATTGGAATGGGCACAGCAGCTTGTCCACGCAGAGCCAAGCCTGAATATGCTAAGCCTGCACGTCTCGGGTAAAAATCCGCGGGCCAAGCATCTGTACGAGCAGTTATCCTTCTATACTCATTCACAAGGAAATAGTATCATGCGTCATTTTTTGTTCAATGAAAGGAAATGGCACTATATGATCCTGAGATTGAAATAG